The following proteins are encoded in a genomic region of Nicotiana sylvestris chromosome 4, ASM39365v2, whole genome shotgun sequence:
- the LOC104210942 gene encoding uncharacterized protein — MDPTTYQRGCSIPRAGDARRAGGAGRRGHGRRGGGPQQEGVEAPADDVAADMAGGMHETDMPSYSLGIYRSLVPSQVTLSSQLLITGSDIQGVDWGRYFPGPSTTVEDRPTRDFYSGRRLSYGSTSHAQASCDAATDDYIQDLEMMMPSTGADSTTDTCHPAPHPAIRRRLDDDDPDSVPGREGMRLRPAVALRHTECGTH; from the exons atggacccaaCCACGTACCAGCGAGGCTGTAGTATCCCACGAGCTGGTGATGCCCGACGAGCTGGTGGTGCCGGACGACGTGGTCatgggcggagaggaggtggtccccagcaagagggcgttgaggctcctgctgatgatgttgctgctgatatggcaggtggcatgcatgagacggacatgccgtcttacagccttggaattTATCGCTCTCTAgtgccatcgcaggtgacccTATCGAGTCAGTTATTGATCACAGGCTCGGATATTCAAGGGgtggattggggtagatacttcccaggcccgtctaccactgttgaggatcgaccgacccgagatttttatagtgggcgccgactgagttatggctccacatcacatgcgcag gcttcatgcgatgctgcgacagatgactacattcaggatctagagatgatgatg ccttctactggagctgacagcaccaccgatacatgtcatcctgcgccgcatccagctataaggagacgacttgatgatgatgatcctgatagcgtacccgggcgggaggggatgcgcctcaggccagcggttgcattgagacacaccgaatgcgggacacattga